A section of the Streptomyces sp. Je 1-369 genome encodes:
- a CDS encoding asparagine synthetase B family protein — protein MVGVSLRPHAGKRSASEVAAGVLEQLRHRGPDGLGLVDHGTAALGMARLRVRSRPLDSVPFAGSGAVFAFNGEVYRADGVVPEGGLEEARRAGEPDAATAVDGMYAVVGGDPDGTLRAVRDPLGIKPLYLREAPEGVAVASEVGPLVDVFGRAPVRPAAFAQFLLSGRRVVDGGSFFEGIRAVRPGERLTLRDGRITRSVPARPAPCAPGMPEAAELRAALETAVDRMLLTDRRVGLAVSGGLDSTLVARLLARRGIRDLPTVSVLPQDTGDGVRDLSDLGLSDAVIDTWQHHSTSFGPADLLAGLPAAVRSLGEPVAMSSLPMYRALAKLAGAAGITVLLVGEGADELFAGYHRYRALYAGEFTDPVDFYLPYERLELVTALLGGDACADATGELRRAVGRSREAAAERLGIEPTVIDVVREHEYEHSLEPLLRRTDHLLMAEGIEGRTPFLHGGVAELARRYPARSLVRGSQTKAALREAFADLLPPSYRVQPKQPFRAPVRQWLRGGLLPRVDRTLADATESLRRLGVRPAGMLLLRERLAAGDAAACTLAFALLSTVEWLHWLDDSAARSEVPVSA, from the coding sequence GTGGTGGGTGTCTCGCTGAGACCGCACGCGGGGAAGCGGTCGGCGAGCGAAGTCGCCGCCGGGGTCCTCGAACAGCTACGGCACCGCGGACCGGACGGCCTCGGCCTCGTCGACCACGGGACCGCGGCCCTGGGGATGGCCCGGCTCCGGGTACGGAGCAGACCGCTGGATTCCGTGCCCTTCGCCGGATCAGGTGCCGTCTTCGCGTTCAACGGGGAGGTCTACCGTGCCGACGGCGTGGTGCCGGAGGGCGGTCTCGAAGAGGCGCGGCGGGCCGGTGAGCCGGACGCGGCCACGGCGGTGGACGGGATGTACGCGGTGGTCGGCGGGGACCCCGACGGGACGCTGCGAGCGGTGCGCGACCCGCTGGGCATCAAACCTCTCTACCTGCGCGAAGCACCGGAAGGCGTTGCGGTCGCTTCCGAGGTGGGGCCGCTGGTGGATGTCTTCGGCCGGGCTCCGGTCCGACCGGCGGCGTTCGCGCAGTTCCTGCTCAGTGGGCGCCGGGTCGTCGACGGCGGATCGTTCTTCGAGGGGATCAGAGCGGTCAGGCCGGGAGAGCGGCTGACGCTGCGCGACGGGCGGATCACCCGGTCGGTCCCGGCACGCCCGGCGCCCTGTGCCCCCGGCATGCCCGAGGCGGCGGAGCTGCGGGCCGCCCTCGAGACGGCTGTCGACCGGATGCTCCTGACCGATCGCCGTGTGGGCCTCGCCGTCAGCGGTGGCTTGGATTCCACCCTGGTCGCCCGGCTGCTCGCGCGGCGCGGCATCCGCGATCTGCCCACGGTCAGCGTCCTGCCCCAGGACACCGGCGACGGGGTCCGCGACCTCAGCGACCTGGGTCTTTCCGATGCCGTCATCGACACCTGGCAGCACCACTCGACTTCGTTCGGCCCGGCCGACCTGCTCGCCGGGCTGCCAGCCGCGGTCCGGTCGCTCGGTGAACCGGTGGCCATGTCGAGCCTGCCGATGTACCGGGCACTGGCGAAGCTGGCCGGAGCCGCTGGGATCACGGTGCTGCTGGTCGGCGAAGGAGCGGACGAGCTGTTCGCGGGCTACCACCGCTACCGGGCGCTCTACGCCGGTGAGTTCACCGATCCCGTCGACTTCTACCTCCCGTACGAGCGGCTGGAACTCGTCACCGCCCTACTCGGAGGAGACGCGTGTGCCGACGCCACCGGAGAACTGAGGAGAGCGGTGGGCCGGTCGAGGGAGGCCGCCGCCGAACGCCTCGGCATCGAGCCCACCGTCATCGACGTGGTGCGGGAGCACGAGTACGAGCACAGCCTCGAACCGCTGCTGCGCCGCACCGACCACCTGTTGATGGCTGAGGGCATCGAAGGCAGAACGCCCTTCCTGCACGGTGGAGTCGCCGAGCTCGCCAGGCGGTACCCGGCACGTTCGCTGGTGCGCGGCAGCCAGACGAAGGCAGCGCTGCGCGAGGCGTTCGCCGACCTGCTCCCGCCGTCCTACCGCGTGCAGCCGAAGCAGCCCTTCCGCGCCCCCGTTCGCCAGTGGCTCCGGGGCGGCCTGCTGCCGCGGGTGGACCGGACCCTGGCCGACGCCACCGAGTCGCTGCGGCGGCTGGGTGTGCGGCCCGCCGGAATGCTGCTGTTGCGGGAGCGTCTGGCCGCCGGTGACGCGGCGGCCTGCACCCTGGCGTTCGCGCTGTTGTCCACCGTGGAGTGGCTCCACTGGCTGGACGACTCCGCGGCCAGGAGCGAGGTGCCGGTCAGTGCCTAG
- a CDS encoding cytochrome c biogenesis CcdA family protein encodes MTADVGYFAAFLGGLLALVSPCSALLLPAFFAYSIDSTSRLVARTGIFYAGLATTLVPLGAAGSYAGRFFFGHRDQLVLVAGWLIIGLGALQILGMGFASRRMAELSGRIRPTTAFSVYALGAVYGLAGFCAGPILGSVLTVAAVSGSPVYGGLLLAVYALGMAVPLFVLALLWERFDLGRRRWLRGRTCRLGRFELHTTSLLSGLFFIALGALFLAYDGTTALPGLLGVDDSFAVEQWAGDLGRAVPDSVLLVGVVVLVGAVLGVRGWRRRESGGSDSSVTERSSVTERSSVTEDSSVSEDSPVTK; translated from the coding sequence GTGACCGCCGACGTCGGGTACTTCGCCGCGTTCCTTGGCGGCCTCCTCGCCCTGGTCAGCCCGTGCAGCGCCCTGCTCCTGCCCGCGTTCTTCGCCTACTCCATCGACTCCACCTCACGGCTCGTCGCCCGCACCGGCATCTTCTACGCGGGACTCGCGACGACCCTGGTGCCGCTCGGCGCCGCCGGGTCCTACGCCGGGCGCTTCTTCTTCGGCCACCGCGACCAGCTGGTGCTCGTCGCGGGCTGGCTGATCATCGGGCTCGGCGCGCTCCAGATCCTCGGCATGGGCTTCGCCTCGCGGCGGATGGCGGAGCTCTCGGGCCGCATCCGCCCGACCACGGCGTTCTCCGTGTACGCGCTGGGCGCGGTGTACGGGCTCGCCGGGTTCTGCGCGGGGCCGATCCTCGGCAGCGTCCTGACGGTGGCCGCGGTGAGCGGAAGCCCGGTGTACGGAGGGCTGCTGCTCGCCGTGTACGCGCTCGGGATGGCCGTGCCGCTCTTCGTGCTCGCCCTGCTCTGGGAGCGGTTCGACCTGGGTCGGCGCAGGTGGCTGCGGGGCCGGACGTGCCGGCTCGGGCGGTTCGAACTGCACACGACGTCGCTGCTGTCCGGCCTCTTCTTCATCGCTCTGGGCGCGCTGTTCCTCGCGTACGACGGGACGACCGCACTGCCCGGGCTGCTCGGCGTGGACGACTCCTTCGCGGTGGAGCAGTGGGCGGGGGACCTCGGCCGTGCGGTGCCGGACTCGGTGCTGCTGGTAGGGGTCGTGGTGCTGGTGGGGGCGGTGCTCGGGGTACGCGGGTGGCGCAGGCGCGAGAGCGGTGGGTCGGATTCGTCCGTTACCGAGCGTTCATCCGTTACCGAACGCTCGTCCGTTACCGAGGATTCGTCCGTTAGTGAGGATTCGCCCGTTACCAAGTGA
- a CDS encoding alpha/beta hydrolase, which translates to MPRHRRLIVALHGYGGTGAEMAGVLTAAVGDSERQDTRTVVAGPDGPCTPRFAREGRAWFEISSQPSVIADRSRRAAPAVAEYIARLQQQHRVQARHTGVVGFSQGASVAAAAVAGSSLCGRAVLVCGRIPAPDSRIPAPNIGHAVPDVLVVTGGRDRFVQHDAVRADLERGYGRLARHVVLPELGHEFTEEVARIALAYVTSTES; encoded by the coding sequence GTGCCTAGACACCGCCGGCTGATCGTCGCGCTGCACGGGTACGGGGGGACAGGGGCGGAGATGGCCGGAGTCCTGACCGCGGCCGTGGGCGACAGCGAGCGTCAGGACACCCGCACGGTGGTGGCAGGACCGGACGGGCCGTGCACACCCAGGTTCGCCCGGGAGGGGCGGGCCTGGTTCGAGATCTCCTCGCAGCCCTCGGTGATCGCGGATCGGTCCCGCCGGGCCGCCCCGGCCGTGGCCGAGTACATCGCACGGTTGCAGCAGCAGCACCGGGTGCAGGCGCGGCACACCGGCGTCGTGGGGTTCTCCCAGGGAGCGTCGGTGGCCGCCGCGGCGGTGGCAGGCTCGTCACTCTGCGGGCGGGCCGTGCTGGTCTGCGGTCGGATACCGGCTCCGGACAGTCGAATACCGGCGCCGAATATCGGACATGCGGTACCTGACGTATTAGTGGTGACCGGGGGGCGCGACCGATTCGTTCAACATGACGCGGTCCGCGCGGATTTGGAACGGGGATATGGTCGGCTTGCCCGCCATGTCGTGCTGCCCGAACTGGGACACGAGTTCACCGAGGAAGTCGCACGAATCGCCTTGGCCTACGTAACGAGCACGGAGAGTTGA
- a CDS encoding DsbA family protein, which produces MPKNDPKNGNKNAPRNGNKKSRNIAIGAGVAVAAALLGVASYTATKPADSSSHGGTVKEEAAGAAPSTESQAGVYPELEKLARRDGKDPLAQGRADAPVVMVEYADFKCGFCGKFARDTEPGLVKKYVEDGTLRIEWRNFPIFGADSERAARAAWAAGRQGRFWQFHEAAYAEGSKEKGFGDSRLKELAEDAGVKDVDRFVTDAGSDAAKSAVKKDQEEAYGLGAAATPSFVINGRPISGAQPDQVFHQAIESAAKSAKPAAGKGKGSE; this is translated from the coding sequence ATGCCCAAGAACGACCCCAAGAACGGCAACAAGAACGCTCCCAGGAACGGCAACAAGAAGAGCCGCAACATCGCCATCGGCGCGGGTGTCGCTGTCGCCGCGGCGCTGCTCGGCGTCGCCTCGTACACGGCGACCAAGCCCGCCGACTCCTCCTCCCATGGCGGCACCGTCAAGGAGGAAGCCGCGGGCGCCGCGCCCTCCACCGAATCGCAGGCCGGCGTCTACCCCGAGCTGGAGAAGCTCGCCCGGCGCGACGGCAAGGACCCGCTCGCGCAGGGCCGCGCGGACGCGCCCGTCGTGATGGTCGAGTACGCCGACTTCAAGTGCGGCTTCTGCGGCAAGTTCGCCCGCGACACCGAGCCGGGCCTCGTGAAGAAGTACGTCGAGGACGGCACCCTGCGCATCGAATGGCGCAACTTCCCGATCTTCGGCGCGGACTCCGAGCGGGCCGCGCGCGCCGCGTGGGCGGCGGGCAGGCAGGGGCGCTTCTGGCAGTTCCACGAGGCCGCGTACGCCGAGGGCTCGAAGGAGAAGGGCTTCGGCGACAGCCGCCTGAAGGAGCTCGCCGAGGACGCCGGGGTCAAGGACGTCGACCGCTTCGTCACCGACGCGGGGAGCGACGCGGCGAAGAGCGCCGTGAAGAAGGACCAGGAGGAGGCGTACGGCCTCGGCGCCGCCGCGACGCCCTCCTTCGTGATCAACGGGCGGCCCATCTCGGGCGCCCAGCCGGACCAGGTCTTCCACCAGGCCATCGAGTCGGCGGCGAAGAGCGCGAAGCCGGCCGCCGGCAAGGGCAAGGGTTCCGAGTGA
- a CDS encoding BTAD domain-containing putative transcriptional regulator, which produces MGAVRIDGPDRSLDLSCKLPGYVLRILALRQGEVVPKDRLIDGIYEGTPPQSADAQLRAHVSVIRKALEPGAAAVVSVNGGYRLTLSATASLDLAEFEQNCRAGLTEVQDGRWREGERTLRRAVGLWGDLTVPDPVAAGVHGVINWHEGLHRTALENWVEAQLQLGQAALAIPVIEAAVESDPLAERFRRLQLIALYRAGRIDRALAEFTRLRTLLAEEMGLSPSPELERLHGQILNHDPALAPATEARPSPAPAPRQLPARASGTVRQTDVAATTAALAGNGPRDCPPIVVMAGPPSFGKSTIAVEAAHRAAVDYPDGQLFAAFHAPGVGAATAHEILGRFLCDLGLGAAEIPRTPQERAVRFRSRTAGRRLLIILDNVSAAAQVELLLPSEPRCAVLITARTALCGLPQVTHRIAIRQVTAGESLSLLESHVGRSRVRTEPEEVRRVLQVCAGSMLALDTLGARMAARPDQRFSQVAERLTHDGTRLDEFEVGGRGVRGTLALRYGRLPAEARATLRKLCYLGAAEFPLQAVAALEGLSLVEAEDRLDPLLETHFVTVSRVADGQTWFHVHELTLAFGLERATVEDPPDFRQETADRAYGLVHSLSPHTQLRGDEELAR; this is translated from the coding sequence TTGGGGGCTGTCCGCATCGACGGGCCGGACCGCAGCCTCGACCTGTCCTGCAAGCTGCCGGGCTACGTGCTGCGCATCCTGGCCCTGCGGCAGGGCGAGGTCGTCCCCAAGGACCGGTTGATCGACGGGATCTACGAAGGAACTCCGCCCCAGAGTGCGGACGCGCAGCTGCGCGCCCACGTCAGTGTGATCCGCAAGGCGCTCGAGCCCGGCGCTGCGGCAGTCGTCAGCGTCAACGGCGGCTACCGCCTCACGCTCTCCGCCACGGCGTCCCTGGACCTGGCCGAGTTCGAGCAGAACTGCCGTGCGGGGCTCACCGAGGTACAGGACGGACGGTGGCGGGAGGGCGAACGGACGCTCAGGCGTGCCGTGGGACTGTGGGGGGACCTCACCGTTCCCGACCCGGTGGCCGCCGGGGTCCACGGCGTCATCAACTGGCATGAGGGGCTGCATCGCACGGCGTTGGAGAACTGGGTCGAGGCACAGCTGCAACTGGGGCAGGCGGCCCTGGCCATCCCGGTCATCGAGGCCGCCGTGGAGAGCGATCCCCTCGCCGAACGGTTCCGCCGCCTGCAGCTGATCGCGCTCTACCGGGCCGGCCGGATCGACCGGGCCCTTGCGGAGTTCACCCGGCTGCGCACTCTCCTGGCCGAAGAGATGGGCCTGTCCCCGAGCCCCGAGCTGGAGCGGCTGCACGGACAGATCCTCAACCACGATCCCGCACTCGCCCCGGCCACCGAGGCGCGGCCGTCCCCGGCACCCGCCCCTCGCCAGCTCCCCGCCCGCGCCTCGGGCACCGTACGGCAGACGGACGTCGCGGCGACGACAGCCGCACTCGCCGGAAACGGGCCGCGGGACTGCCCGCCCATCGTCGTCATGGCAGGGCCGCCGAGCTTCGGGAAGTCCACCATCGCGGTGGAGGCGGCGCACCGGGCAGCCGTCGACTATCCCGACGGGCAGCTCTTCGCCGCCTTCCACGCACCCGGCGTCGGGGCGGCCACCGCGCACGAGATCCTCGGCCGGTTCCTCTGCGACCTCGGTCTCGGTGCTGCGGAGATCCCGCGCACGCCGCAGGAGCGAGCCGTCCGCTTCCGCTCGCGGACCGCGGGCAGGCGCCTGCTCATCATCCTGGACAACGTGAGCGCGGCGGCCCAGGTCGAGCTGCTGCTCCCCTCGGAACCACGGTGCGCCGTGCTCATCACGGCCCGCACCGCCCTGTGCGGGCTCCCGCAGGTGACGCACCGGATCGCCATACGGCAGGTCACGGCCGGTGAGTCACTCTCCTTGCTCGAATCCCATGTGGGCCGCTCCCGGGTGCGGACGGAACCGGAGGAGGTGCGGCGGGTCCTGCAAGTGTGTGCCGGCTCCATGCTTGCTCTGGACACGCTCGGCGCACGGATGGCCGCCCGGCCGGACCAGCGCTTCTCCCAGGTCGCGGAGCGGCTCACCCATGACGGCACCCGCCTCGACGAGTTCGAGGTCGGCGGACGCGGCGTGCGCGGCACCCTGGCGCTCAGGTACGGCCGACTCCCCGCCGAGGCGCGGGCCACCCTGCGCAAGCTCTGCTACCTGGGTGCCGCCGAGTTCCCGCTCCAAGCCGTCGCGGCGCTCGAGGGCCTCAGCCTGGTCGAGGCCGAGGACCGCCTCGACCCCCTCCTCGAGACGCACTTCGTCACCGTCTCTCGCGTCGCGGACGGCCAAACGTGGTTCCACGTGCACGAACTCACGCTCGCCTTCGGCCTGGAACGCGCCACCGTCGAAGATCCCCCCGACTTCCGGCAGGAGACGGCCGACCGCGCCTACGGCCTGGTCCATTCGCTGAGCCCGCACACCCAGCTGCGCGGCGACGAGGAACTCGCCAGATGA
- a CDS encoding NUDIX hydrolase — translation MDYIKEMRGLVGTRPLLLPGALVIVERDDGKILLTRRTDTGEWSLPGGHMEPGETIQDTGRREVREETNIEVGELELVGIFSGKDFYYKYPNGDEIFKVTVVYSAPLLPSEVRPDRSEVLELSYFDVHRLPGDLFDQERTIIEAYAKSRAAG, via the coding sequence ATGGACTACATCAAGGAAATGCGCGGCCTGGTGGGAACCAGACCCCTGCTTCTTCCCGGCGCACTCGTCATCGTGGAAAGGGACGACGGAAAGATCCTTCTCACCCGGCGCACCGACACGGGTGAGTGGAGCCTGCCCGGCGGCCACATGGAGCCTGGTGAGACCATCCAGGACACGGGGCGGCGCGAGGTCCGCGAGGAGACCAACATCGAGGTGGGCGAGCTGGAGCTCGTCGGCATCTTCTCCGGGAAGGATTTCTACTACAAGTACCCCAACGGGGACGAAATCTTCAAGGTCACGGTCGTCTATTCGGCGCCACTCCTGCCGAGCGAGGTCCGTCCCGATCGCAGCGAGGTTCTGGAACTCTCCTATTTCGACGTCCACCGCCTGCCCGGCGACCTCTTCGACCAGGAGCGCACCATCATCGAGGCATATGCCAAGTCCCGTGCGGCAGGGTAG
- a CDS encoding ABC transporter permease: MPDQEPEPHQDGAHQHGAHGRVPTRGERWDAFKQSPFLPAIVLVFILAAAAGLFAGSYTFSMAKPTPHHIPTAVVDAKDKGDSARGKAFLDGMEKALNASLEVHRYDTREAARLDVEEQKVFAILDVARGGDKVTLDVSGASGASVAQVLAETAPKVGEKVGVPVTVKDIKPLQEGDPRGLAIFYISLAAVIIGFVGAIQLSVHARGLNPAERIGFTILYALLGAFVISAVVDWWLGALDLPFVESWLILALTMFASGMVFTMFNTLFGRWAMIPTWGLMVLLGNPSSGGAVSWPLLPSVLGHIGQWLPPGASVNAQHTAVYFGGHQHAFPFLVLAAWALVSSTVFWVWRHRHPGGRVSAPAHAGM, translated from the coding sequence ATGCCTGATCAAGAGCCGGAGCCGCACCAGGACGGTGCACACCAGCACGGCGCGCACGGGCGCGTGCCCACCCGCGGTGAGCGGTGGGACGCGTTCAAGCAGTCGCCCTTCCTGCCCGCGATCGTGCTGGTGTTCATCCTGGCGGCCGCCGCCGGGCTCTTCGCCGGTTCGTACACGTTCTCCATGGCGAAACCGACCCCGCACCACATCCCCACCGCGGTCGTCGACGCCAAGGACAAGGGTGACTCGGCCCGCGGCAAGGCCTTCCTCGACGGCATGGAGAAGGCGCTGAACGCCTCCCTCGAGGTGCACCGGTACGACACCCGGGAGGCGGCCCGGCTGGACGTGGAGGAGCAGAAGGTCTTCGCGATCCTCGACGTGGCCCGCGGCGGCGACAAGGTGACGCTGGACGTCTCCGGGGCGTCCGGCGCCTCCGTCGCACAGGTCCTCGCGGAGACCGCGCCGAAGGTCGGCGAGAAGGTCGGCGTCCCCGTCACGGTGAAGGACATCAAGCCGCTCCAGGAGGGCGACCCGCGCGGCCTCGCCATCTTCTACATCTCCCTCGCCGCCGTGATCATCGGCTTCGTGGGGGCGATCCAGCTGAGCGTCCACGCGCGCGGCCTGAATCCGGCGGAGCGGATCGGGTTCACCATCCTCTACGCGCTGCTCGGCGCGTTCGTCATCTCCGCGGTCGTGGACTGGTGGCTGGGCGCGCTGGACCTGCCCTTCGTGGAGTCCTGGCTGATCCTGGCGCTGACGATGTTCGCGTCGGGCATGGTCTTCACGATGTTCAACACGCTGTTCGGGCGCTGGGCGATGATCCCGACGTGGGGCCTGATGGTGCTCCTGGGGAACCCGTCGTCCGGCGGCGCGGTGTCGTGGCCGCTGCTGCCCTCCGTGCTCGGCCACATCGGGCAGTGGCTGCCGCCGGGGGCGTCGGTGAACGCGCAGCACACGGCGGTCTATTTCGGCGGCCACCAGCACGCGTTCCCGTTCCTGGTGCTCGCGGCGTGGGCGCTGGTGTCCTCGACGGTGTTCTGGGTGTGGCGGCACCGCCATCCGGGGGGCCGGGTCTCGGCACCGGCCCACGCGGGGATGTGA
- a CDS encoding NAD-dependent epimerase/dehydratase family protein, giving the protein MRRRVLITGGCGYVGSALVQRLVRDGGYHVTVLDNGLVPGRRMEGGPVDYVEGDVRDTADWSALLKNVDSVVHLAAVVGDPASSIDTQLTWEVNYLATVRLVTECRKAGVARFVFSSTCSNYGVVDDVADVDSPLQPHSDYAQSKVRAEHHLLVSQDVGFTPVIVRLATLYGLAPRMRFDLAVNVMTANAVRNGKIEVHGGKQWRPFLHVNDAAKALQLAVEAGATPPVPQVYNCGSNADCYQLGDIGRQIAAEVPGSELVTLDAVTDVRDYRVSFDRMEKRIGFHADLRVVDGIREIRDALTAGEYADYTHERYSDHLSVAASVQRGDPAGQCRSGRRHPDVTTDCRAGSGV; this is encoded by the coding sequence GTGAGACGAAGGGTTCTGATTACCGGAGGCTGCGGGTACGTCGGATCCGCCCTGGTGCAAAGGCTGGTTCGAGACGGGGGATATCACGTCACCGTTCTCGACAACGGACTGGTTCCGGGCCGGCGCATGGAGGGAGGCCCCGTCGACTACGTCGAAGGCGATGTGCGTGACACCGCCGATTGGTCGGCGCTGCTGAAGAACGTGGACTCTGTGGTCCATCTGGCAGCAGTCGTGGGCGATCCGGCCAGCAGCATCGATACCCAGTTGACCTGGGAGGTCAACTACCTGGCCACCGTGCGGCTGGTCACGGAGTGCCGCAAGGCCGGGGTGGCCCGCTTCGTCTTCTCCTCGACGTGCAGCAACTACGGCGTCGTCGACGATGTGGCGGACGTGGACTCGCCTCTGCAACCGCACTCGGATTACGCGCAATCCAAGGTCCGCGCCGAACACCATCTCCTGGTGAGCCAGGATGTCGGATTCACGCCCGTCATTGTGCGGCTCGCCACGCTGTACGGGTTGGCGCCTCGTATGAGATTCGACCTCGCTGTGAACGTGATGACGGCGAACGCGGTCCGCAACGGCAAGATCGAAGTCCACGGCGGAAAGCAATGGCGGCCGTTCCTCCACGTCAACGACGCGGCGAAAGCACTGCAACTGGCGGTGGAAGCAGGTGCCACACCTCCCGTACCGCAGGTGTACAACTGCGGTTCCAACGCGGACTGCTATCAGCTCGGTGACATAGGACGGCAGATCGCGGCGGAAGTGCCGGGTTCCGAACTCGTCACGCTGGACGCCGTCACCGACGTACGTGATTACCGGGTCAGCTTCGACCGAATGGAGAAGCGCATCGGGTTTCACGCGGACCTGAGGGTCGTCGACGGCATCAGAGAGATAAGAGACGCACTGACCGCGGGCGAGTACGCCGACTACACCCATGAGCGCTACAGCGACCACCTGTCCGTCGCCGCGTCCGTCCAGCGCGGTGATCCGGCTGGACAGTGCCGGTCCGGCCGGCGGCATCCGGACGTCACGACTGATTGCCGTGCGGGAAGTGGCGTATGA
- a CDS encoding TauD/TfdA family dioxygenase translates to MTGIRTAPTAVAGDWLGADLSADPEQWRLPVPRQVADELLVLARDSLDKAAEKFPDAPLPGAGPATRALAGQVHRRLAGFPGFVQLTGFPVNADFELVEAAYSLFGRLIGPPVSQTRAGNLIARVEDQGAKIAVPTQRGHHSSSALAFHADRTDVIGLLCIRAAAEGGHSQLVSSKALHNLALRERPDLLAVLYEPFPHDQRGEAPPGRPGWCELPVFSRFAGDFAARYVRRFVEGSQRHARAPRLTAEQVAAMDFMDELLHRHGVALQMELQPGDIQWINNFHILHSRSAFRDAAGPDGGRLLLRLWLSFAGSPALPPEYADMYGSTEGGAYRGGVCATGAGPTWATERGDHE, encoded by the coding sequence ATGACCGGGATACGCACCGCACCGACAGCGGTAGCGGGAGACTGGCTCGGAGCGGACCTGTCCGCCGACCCCGAACAGTGGCGCCTCCCCGTTCCGCGGCAGGTCGCAGACGAACTGCTCGTGCTGGCCCGTGATTCCCTCGACAAGGCGGCGGAGAAGTTCCCCGACGCACCGCTTCCCGGGGCCGGGCCCGCGACGCGTGCCCTGGCCGGACAGGTACACCGGCGTCTCGCCGGTTTCCCCGGCTTCGTCCAGCTCACCGGTTTCCCGGTGAATGCCGACTTCGAACTGGTGGAAGCGGCGTACTCGCTGTTCGGCAGGTTGATCGGCCCGCCCGTTTCCCAGACACGCGCGGGAAACCTCATCGCCCGGGTCGAGGATCAGGGGGCGAAGATCGCGGTTCCCACCCAGCGCGGCCACCACAGTTCCAGCGCCCTCGCCTTTCACGCCGACCGTACGGACGTCATCGGACTGCTGTGCATCCGTGCCGCGGCCGAGGGCGGACACAGCCAACTGGTGTCGAGCAAGGCCCTCCACAACCTCGCACTGCGCGAACGTCCCGATCTCCTCGCGGTGTTGTACGAGCCGTTTCCGCACGACCAGCGGGGCGAGGCCCCTCCCGGCCGTCCCGGCTGGTGTGAACTCCCGGTGTTCAGCCGGTTCGCGGGGGATTTCGCGGCCCGCTACGTACGGCGCTTCGTCGAGGGTTCCCAGCGTCATGCGCGGGCACCGCGGCTGACCGCCGAGCAGGTCGCCGCCATGGATTTCATGGACGAGCTGCTCCACCGGCACGGAGTGGCGCTGCAGATGGAACTGCAGCCGGGCGACATCCAATGGATCAACAATTTCCACATCCTGCACTCCAGGAGCGCGTTCCGTGACGCCGCCGGTCCTGACGGAGGCAGGTTGCTTCTGCGGTTGTGGCTCTCTTTCGCAGGCAGTCCTGCCCTGCCGCCCGAATACGCCGACATGTACGGCAGTACGGAGGGCGGCGCGTACCGGGGCGGGGTGTGCGCGACGGGTGCTGGTCCGACTTGGGCAACGGAGAGGGGCGACCATGAATGA